The Halobacteriovorax sp. DA5 genome includes the window CCACAATGGACGAGACGAAATTACAACAATGTGTCTTATCCCACAAGTTTGTGACACAGTTAATATTCCTGTTATTGCGGCCGGTGGCATCTTTGATGAACGCACAATTGCCGCAGGCCTTTGTCTTGGAGCAAGCGGTGTCCAACTTGGAACTCGCTTTCTTATGACCAAAGAAAGTAGCGCCCACCAAAATTATAAAGATCTTATTTTAAAAGCAGGCCCTGGAGACACTCGCCTTCAGATGAAACCATACGTTCCCGTAAGACTCTTAAATAATAAATTTGCCATGGAGTCACTTAAACTAGAACTCGAATGTGCATCAGTTGAAAAGCTCGTTGAACATTTAGGAAAAGGCCGCGCCAAGCTTGGAATGCTTGATGGCGATATTGATGAAGGTGAATTAGAAGTTGGCCAGGCCTCGGGGGCCATTGACGATCTTCCAAGTGTGGACGAGGTTATGTTAAAACTATCATCGGTTTTTAATTAATTACCAACCTTTATAATCTTGAAATTGGCCGGCCCTATAACGACGATCTAATTCTTTATAGAAGATTTTCATATATTGAAAATCTTCTACTTTTATACGAGCATCCATAAGCTCTGTATAAGTTAATTGCGTAAAGCGCTTTGCCTTGGTTAGATCATTATCGAAGTATTCACGATACAACTCGAATTGATATGGAAATAAATCAACTCCTTTAAAACCAGAGCAATATTTAAAATATGCAGTAAATTTAAAACGATCATACTCAGGACTTTTAAACCTATTTCTAAGACTAGAAAAGAAATTATTATAATAATTTTTTCTTTGTGGAGTATTAAAGTAGAGCGCTAACAATTTTCGTTTTAAATAATAATCATCAAACTTAAGATTATTATCAATACAAAACTCTAAATTATTATAGAGCTGAATCTCACGTTCAACCTGAGTATGGTACATATTCTCTAATTCAAATATTCTTTCAAAGGTCCTCAAATACAAAGAAGCTATCTTCCTCTCCTCTTCAGTATCATTCTTTAAATTTGCCATTACATAATCAAACACATCGTCTCTAATTCCATCACCATTTTTATCAACTCCTCTAAGCGTATCACTTAGATCCTGCTTTAATAGTACATGTATTGGTGGAGTTGATCTCATTTTCTCAATGATCCCATAGAGTAATAAACCTATCGCATTGGCCTGAGTAGCAAAAATGAAACAAACCAAAATTTTTAACATTAAACTATTAGTTATTTTTTTCATTTATGAAATCCGTTATTGTACCATTATCATGTTATGTCCACGATCTTTATCAGAATAAAATATTGCTGTGACAAAAGTTTTAGTCCACGATTCAGATGTAGGGTATTGCAAATTAAACATCCTATACCTAGGATATACTCTAACAACAAAATCTTCGATACCATCATTATTGATATCACCATAGGAAGTAACGAATACTCTCCTGTCACATATAACATAGTCATCACTTAAAGAAGATTTTTCACATTCGTAAAAAATATAATCTAGTTCCTCACTCCCATGTTTTTTTGTATAGATTACTGCCTTATTTGAATCCTTAAGCTTGATACCAATCTCTGAATTATCTTTATTATAAAGTGTAATCTTCTTCTTATCTTTAAGAGCATACTCTTTTTCATACTCACCTGCATTTAACTGAGCTAGGTTATACAGAGTTTGAATTTCTGAAACTTTGAGAAGATATACACATGAATCTGTAGAAATATTATTTACGAGTGATTTATAGGAAATTAAATCTGTGGCCACAACATGATCACCCTTTGGCTCAACAGATGCAATGAATAAATCAATAGGTTTTAAACGATCATCAAGGCATGCCAAATCAAATGTTTTTTTTAAATCATTTTCATTATCTAAAGGACGAAAACTATATTTCTTATTTCTTGTAGAGACTATATCCACCACCTCTTTATTGAGACTAAACCTAATTTTATCATTTCTTAGAATCTTTCTATTTTTTATAAAAGTAGATAATTTAGCATAAGCATCGCTAACACTTTTCTCATAGACACGGGATTGTTTCATTATCTTGCCAAGTGTTACATCTTGATTCCGGTTATATTTAAATTCTTTATTGAATCTTTTCTTATATTCATCTTCAAGATTCAAAAATTCTTTATAAATAAAGTTCGAAAATTCATAATATTTTTCGAAGCGAACAAAATCACCACAAGACTTTAGAAACTGAGAAATCAAAATAGGTAATTCTTCATCTTCAATTTTTCTTTGCTGAATTCTTTGAGAAGGAATCATGCCACTAGAAAGAGCGAAGAATGCATTATATAAACGATTCTCCCATGCGTACTCAATAGCTGTAACTCCACTTGCTAGTTTCGTTAATGAATTAATACCAAAATTATTATAATCCTTAATATTTGGATTCTTTAAAGCGGCTTTGATAATCTTATCATTAAGATCTGTGTTTTTAATTTTAGCAATAAATGGAGCAAGCTCATAAAGATATTCACCAATATCCTTGCGATTAGAAAACTCCAGGATATAAAGAAGAGGTATGACATCTTCTCCATTAGAGTTTTCAAATCTCTCTACAAATGAATATCCTGATTTATATAAATCACTAATGCTATTTTTATCTAAGTAAAAGCTAGTCTTATAAGTATTCGTAACAAGCATTAGAGACTCATTAACACTAAAACCAGCTTTAGCAAGTGCCTTAGCTTTATCAAACAACTTCTGATCTTCTTTGATCATGGTAAAGATATTATTGTATTTATTTTTTCTTTTGAATGGTTCTATATTCATCAAATCAGTCATGTATGACTTTCTTGCCTTTTCGCTAAATTTATATTTCGATAAAATTGGAAAAAAGTAGTCATCATACATTGATGCCTTTAATAAGGTATCATTTCCAACAACGTTCGTTATTTCATCGACATTTCCATTATAAAAATAACTTAAACGTAACGCCAAAAACTTTAAAAAGTCTGAATTGTAATGATTAAATAGTATTTTTAAATTTTCGAAATTATGACTACGAACCGCTTCTAAAACATATGCAAAAGAAGAAGAATAGTGATTTACATCCTGCTTACTTCTATAGCTTACGAAATTACTTTTGTAAGCTATAAGACGAGAATACAATGCAAAAAAATATTCATCTGAGGGTATTTTTATATTTGTAAAAGTAACTTCGCCAACCTTCAACTCAGGCTTGTCTATTATAAGTTTTTCAAATAATTTCTTATTTGTTTCCAACCTTTCTTTTAATAACTTTTGGCTATCTTTGTTTCTGACAAGCTTCACAACGTCCTTATCTTCACAAAGAAAAAATTCGTCGGCATATAAACCGTATGTCACCTTACATGTATATACTATTTCTTCTTTTTTTATATAAATAGATTTGTATGCAAAAACTGAGTAACTACACAATAAGAAGACAACAAAGTATTTCATAATATTTTTTTTCAATTAAAACTTCCCAATTATTAATTTATCTATTTATCGACAAATAAAACCTGTTCATTAAACATATATTACTGTTTGATAATCTATATTTGTGGCGCCGCTCTGATCCTGACTATTTTTAACAGTTACTTTGTGTCACCTGTTCAATCTTTTTTTTAGATAATAACCATCTAATATTGTTATGTTTTTTGGCATGGCCCTTGCTTTATATAAAGCAAGGAGGTGAAAAAAAGTCC containing:
- a CDS encoding nitronate monooxygenase family protein, translating into MKFDMFNLKDNVICKLFNIEYPIIQGGMVWVSGSKLAAAVSNAGGLGLIGAGSMKPDLLREHLRKAKSLLDDGKHIGVNVPLLYRLAEEQIQTCLDEGIKIFFTSAGSPKKYTKFLKDQGCTVVHVTSSPALAKKCEDAGVDAVVAEGFEAGGHNGRDEITTMCLIPQVCDTVNIPVIAAGGIFDERTIAAGLCLGASGVQLGTRFLMTKESSAHQNYKDLILKAGPGDTRLQMKPYVPVRLLNNKFAMESLKLELECASVEKLVEHLGKGRAKLGMLDGDIDEGELEVGQASGAIDDLPSVDEVMLKLSSVFN